From the Clostridium sp. Marseille-P299 genome, one window contains:
- a CDS encoding cellulase family glycosylhydrolase has protein sequence MRIWKKVFAVVLCVALLLSLMGSKSIAKAKEDDVSASYGYAQAMNPGWNLGNTFDSFDTGGDRGEESWGNPKVTKELIKEIKKQGFKSIRMPFTSVMRTGEAPDYKLDEKFLARYAEVVDWALDEGLYVMINLHHDSWNWAAGIGADWDNGASMDRYKAIWTQLADYFKDYSEKVCFESLNEPQFWSGDETAQIEINDKVNQAFYDIVRNSGGANATRMLVLPTLNTNDSQARCDALYKMISNLKDPNIIATFHYYGYWPFSTNIAGTTTMDETVVNELEAAFNRVYETFVKNGIGVICGEYGLLGFDKTLSAVEHGEVLKYFEYINYYSKEMNIPLMLWDNGQHMSRTKYEWSDQSLYEIIKASWAGRSSYTETDRVFVTDENKIKDIIIKLTLNGNTFKSISYNGKQLKKGTDYSFTNDSVTLKASFVQSLLKSQYGEVAKLALKFSEGPDWTLYINYSKAPVIGIGSGNKSGFVIPVEFNGNVLSTLEAVKADGSGVGPQNWTSYKEYDYAFKVDYLKGNVTFTDKFFEEAEDSTVVVTYHFQNGETANSEFIISGDKVYEKSNEASVENELKEMQSIEEKEKNKASSEEEKKTQSITNSENATDYYVVKKGDCLWNIAKDLFGKGSEWNKIYEWNKDSIKNPDLILIGQKLVIK, from the coding sequence ATGAGAATTTGGAAAAAGGTATTTGCGGTAGTACTTTGTGTAGCACTTTTACTGTCTTTGATGGGTAGTAAAAGCATAGCAAAAGCAAAAGAGGATGATGTAAGTGCATCTTATGGGTATGCACAGGCAATGAATCCAGGATGGAATCTAGGAAACACCTTTGATTCTTTTGACACAGGTGGAGATAGAGGAGAAGAGTCTTGGGGAAATCCTAAGGTAACCAAGGAATTAATCAAGGAAATTAAAAAACAAGGTTTTAAAAGCATTCGTATGCCATTCACGAGTGTTATGAGAACAGGAGAAGCACCAGATTATAAACTAGATGAGAAGTTTCTTGCTAGATATGCAGAAGTTGTAGATTGGGCATTAGATGAAGGTTTATATGTAATGATAAATTTACATCATGATTCCTGGAACTGGGCTGCAGGAATTGGTGCAGATTGGGACAACGGCGCATCCATGGATCGTTATAAAGCAATATGGACGCAATTAGCTGATTATTTTAAAGATTATTCGGAAAAAGTTTGTTTTGAATCACTTAACGAACCACAATTTTGGAGTGGGGATGAGACAGCACAGATTGAGATTAATGATAAGGTAAATCAAGCATTTTATGATATTGTTCGTAATTCAGGAGGCGCAAACGCTACTCGTATGTTGGTTCTACCAACGCTAAATACGAATGATTCTCAAGCTAGATGTGATGCACTTTATAAGATGATTTCAAATTTAAAAGATCCAAACATTATAGCAACATTTCACTATTATGGATATTGGCCATTTAGTACCAATATTGCTGGAACAACGACGATGGATGAAACCGTTGTGAATGAATTAGAAGCTGCATTTAATCGTGTATATGAAACCTTTGTAAAGAATGGTATTGGTGTAATCTGTGGTGAATACGGGCTCCTTGGATTTGATAAAACACTAAGCGCTGTGGAACATGGGGAAGTATTAAAGTATTTTGAATACATTAACTATTATTCAAAAGAAATGAATATTCCATTGATGCTATGGGATAATGGACAGCATATGAGTCGTACAAAATATGAATGGAGCGACCAGTCTCTTTATGAAATCATAAAAGCTTCTTGGGCTGGAAGATCCTCATATACTGAGACAGACCGAGTATTTGTGACAGATGAGAATAAAATAAAAGACATTATAATAAAGCTTACCTTAAATGGAAATACATTTAAATCGATTTCTTATAATGGAAAACAATTAAAAAAGGGTACAGACTATAGCTTTACAAATGATTCAGTAACACTAAAAGCCTCCTTTGTACAAAGTTTATTAAAATCACAATATGGGGAAGTTGCTAAGTTAGCTTTAAAATTTTCAGAAGGACCAGATTGGACATTATACATAAATTATAGCAAAGCTCCTGTAATCGGTATAGGAAGTGGGAATAAGAGTGGCTTTGTAATTCCAGTTGAATTTAATGGTAATGTACTAAGTACATTAGAAGCAGTGAAAGCAGATGGAAGTGGAGTGGGTCCTCAAAACTGGACTAGTTATAAGGAATATGATTATGCCTTTAAAGTGGATTATTTAAAAGGTAATGTTACATTTACAGATAAATTCTTTGAAGAAGCAGAAGATTCTACAGTTGTTGTAACTTATCATTTTCAAAATGGAGAAACTGCGAATAGTGAGTTTATAATCTCTGGAGATAAAGTATATGAAAAAAGCAATGAGGCTTCAGTTGAAAATGAATTAAAAGAGATGCAAAGTATTGAGGAGAAGGAAAAGAATAAGGCAAGTAGCGAAGAGGAAAAGAAAACACAGAGTATAACAAATAGCGAAAATGCAACTGATTATTATGTTGTTAAAAAGGGCGATTGTCTCTGGAATATAGCTAAAGATTTATTTGGAAAAGGCTCTGAGTGGAATAAAATCTATGAATGGAATAAAGATAGTATAAAGAATCCAGATTTAATTTTGATAGGACAAAAATTAGTAATCAAATAG
- a CDS encoding ABC transporter ATP-binding protein, whose amino-acid sequence MSLEVKHVTKKYGDKVVVNDLSFGIEQPGVYALLGTNGAGKTTTLRIILGMLAHDEGEVLWKGKPLDAVRTNVGYLAEERGLYPKYSLLDQLLYFAKLKNVPKKVALEKIKYWSERLQVTEYVFPPKVKGKKSSKANRADQLSKGNQQKIQLMAALISDPELLILDEPLSGLDPVNTDLFKGIIREEIEKGKFLIMSSHQMPTIEEFCSDITILNRGNAVLQGNLNEIKKGYGRVNLFVKSDNDIASYIKSFGLTIVNKTPSEYHLKVNGENQAMEFLSKLIEDKVPIVKFELREPSLHEIFIEKVGNVHEEK is encoded by the coding sequence ATGTCTTTAGAAGTGAAGCATGTAACAAAAAAATACGGTGACAAAGTTGTAGTGAATGATTTAAGCTTTGGAATCGAACAACCTGGAGTGTATGCATTGCTTGGTACAAATGGTGCTGGTAAGACAACTACATTACGTATCATTCTTGGTATGTTAGCTCATGATGAGGGTGAGGTGCTTTGGAAAGGAAAACCTCTGGATGCTGTTCGGACTAATGTTGGTTATCTTGCGGAAGAAAGAGGCTTGTATCCAAAATATTCACTACTGGACCAATTGCTTTATTTTGCAAAGTTAAAAAATGTACCTAAGAAGGTAGCGCTGGAAAAAATTAAATACTGGTCAGAAAGATTACAAGTTACTGAATATGTATTCCCACCAAAAGTTAAGGGAAAAAAATCATCAAAAGCTAACCGTGCGGATCAATTATCCAAAGGTAATCAACAAAAGATACAGTTAATGGCTGCATTAATATCAGATCCCGAATTGCTTATACTAGATGAGCCTTTAAGTGGTCTTGACCCAGTAAATACGGACCTTTTTAAAGGAATAATACGTGAAGAGATTGAAAAAGGAAAGTTCCTTATTATGTCCAGTCATCAGATGCCAACGATTGAAGAATTTTGCTCTGATATTACGATTTTAAATCGAGGGAATGCAGTACTTCAAGGTAACTTAAATGAGATAAAAAAAGGATATGGACGCGTTAACTTATTTGTAAAGAGTGATAACGACATCGCTTCTTATATCAAATCTTTTGGACTTACGATAGTAAATAAAACTCCAAGTGAATATCATTTAAAAGTGAATGGAGAAAATCAAGCAATGGAATTCCTTTCTAAATTAATAGAAGATAAAGTTCCTATTGTAAAATTTGAACTTAGAGAGCCATCATTGCATGAAATATTCATTGAGAAGGTGGGGAATGTTCATGAAGAAAAGTAA
- a CDS encoding pirin family protein, translating into MKKYRDIELVFRADETHMVGNGFRVKQYFPGAKDITERFSPFILLDYNPPHYFEPSNVRLGVGAHPHRGFETVTIAYQGKVEHHDNKGNHGIIGPGDVQWMTAGSGVLHKEYHEEEFNKNGGMFHMIQLWVNLPKSHKMTDPKYQTLLKENMGIVELEDNKGEISIIAGEVSGVKGPASTFTNINMYNVNLKNHGDVTIKEPSSYNTGILILKGEVKINDSKVGSERDFILFENMEGDIRIESISEDAAFIVLSGEPINEPIVAYGPFVMNTEEEIRQAYNDMFSNKFGSEDF; encoded by the coding sequence ATGAAAAAATATAGAGATATAGAGCTTGTATTTCGAGCAGATGAAACACATATGGTTGGCAACGGATTTAGAGTAAAGCAGTACTTTCCAGGAGCAAAGGATATCACGGAGCGATTTTCGCCATTTATATTATTAGATTATAATCCACCACATTATTTTGAACCATCAAATGTAAGATTAGGTGTAGGTGCCCATCCTCATAGAGGATTTGAAACAGTGACAATTGCATATCAAGGCAAGGTTGAACATCATGATAATAAGGGAAATCACGGTATTATAGGACCTGGAGATGTTCAATGGATGACTGCTGGATCAGGAGTTCTTCACAAAGAATATCACGAGGAGGAGTTTAATAAAAACGGTGGTATGTTCCACATGATTCAATTGTGGGTTAATCTTCCTAAGAGTCATAAGATGACAGATCCTAAATATCAAACATTGTTAAAAGAAAATATGGGTATCGTAGAATTAGAGGATAATAAAGGTGAAATAAGTATCATTGCCGGTGAGGTAAGCGGTGTAAAAGGCCCAGCAAGTACATTTACTAATATTAATATGTATAATGTAAATTTAAAAAATCATGGTGATGTTACTATAAAAGAGCCAAGTTCATATAATACTGGAATATTAATTTTAAAGGGTGAAGTAAAAATTAATGATTCTAAGGTTGGCAGTGAAAGAGATTTTATATTATTTGAGAATATGGAAGGAGATATCCGAATCGAATCAATTTCCGAAGATGCGGCATTTATTGTATTAAGCGGTGAACCAATCAATGAACCAATTGTTGCATATGGACCATTTGTTATGAATACAGAAGAGGAAATTAGACAGGCATATAATGATATGTTTAGTAATAAGTTTGGAAGTGAGGATTTTTAA
- the yaaA gene encoding peroxide stress protein YaaA, translating to MKIIISPAKKMNCNTDEIAYKALPTFLERANTLKEYLKSLPLSELKDLFACNEKIAELNYDRYQNMDLEKGLTPALLAYEGIQYQYMAPQVFTDSQWKYVEENLRILSGFYGILRPLDGVVPYRLEMQAKLKSGFCNNLYEFWNDKLYQELVAEDNLILNLASKEYSKAIEPFLDKNTNFITCIFGTLVEGKLKVKATEAKMARGEMVRYLASENINDIEAIKNFNGLGFEYSEEYSNEKELVFIKGIN from the coding sequence ATGAAAATAATAATTTCACCAGCGAAAAAAATGAATTGTAATACAGATGAGATCGCATATAAAGCATTGCCTACTTTTTTAGAGCGAGCAAATACGTTAAAAGAGTATTTAAAATCACTACCATTATCAGAATTAAAAGATTTATTTGCATGTAATGAGAAGATAGCAGAACTTAATTATGATAGATATCAAAATATGGATCTAGAAAAAGGATTAACGCCAGCGTTATTAGCTTATGAAGGAATACAGTATCAATATATGGCTCCCCAGGTATTTACAGATTCACAGTGGAAGTACGTAGAAGAAAATCTTAGAATACTATCTGGTTTTTATGGAATTTTGCGACCACTGGATGGAGTTGTACCTTATCGATTAGAAATGCAGGCAAAGTTAAAAAGCGGGTTTTGTAATAACCTATACGAGTTTTGGAATGATAAATTATACCAAGAACTAGTAGCAGAGGATAATCTAATTTTAAATTTAGCATCGAAAGAATATAGTAAGGCCATCGAACCTTTTTTAGATAAAAATACAAACTTCATAACATGTATTTTTGGAACTTTAGTTGAGGGGAAATTAAAAGTAAAAGCGACTGAAGCTAAAATGGCGCGTGGTGAGATGGTTCGTTATCTTGCTTCTGAAAATATTAATGATATTGAAGCAATAAAGAATTTTAATGGATTGGGATTTGAATATAGCGAAGAGTATTCGAATGAGAAAGAACTTGTGTTTATCAAAGGAATTAATTAG
- a CDS encoding MarR family winged helix-turn-helix transcriptional regulator gives MENIKKLIADNKLNLSTLIVFSRAEHEIHRKEYQTIKSSGLTIAQFGVLEALYNKGDMNINEIIESILTTSGNMTVVIKNLEKDGFINKSIDPRDKRSSIISITEKGINIIEEMLPNHIENINSIFNVLSDEEKITLKNILKKFKGI, from the coding sequence ATGGAAAATATAAAAAAATTAATCGCAGACAATAAATTAAATTTATCAACGTTAATTGTTTTTTCAAGAGCAGAGCACGAGATTCATAGAAAAGAATATCAAACGATTAAGTCAAGTGGCTTAACCATTGCTCAGTTTGGAGTATTAGAAGCCTTATACAATAAGGGTGATATGAACATTAATGAAATTATAGAAAGTATTTTAACAACTTCGGGCAACATGACAGTAGTAATTAAGAATCTAGAAAAGGACGGTTTTATTAATAAAAGCATAGACCCTAGAGATAAACGTTCTTCTATTATCTCAATCACTGAGAAAGGTATTAATATCATAGAAGAGATGTTACCGAATCATATAGAGAATATTAATAGTATCTTTAACGTTTTATCAGATGAAGAAAAAATTACATTAAAAAATATTTTAAAAAAGTTTAAAGGGATATAG
- a CDS encoding DUF4177 domain-containing protein translates to MIQWEYKSVKFEPKGFLGGVFDTEEFEQAANAYGRDGWELVSCFDTSYSQGASRNIVAVFKRPLN, encoded by the coding sequence ATGATTCAATGGGAATATAAGAGCGTTAAATTTGAGCCAAAAGGTTTTTTAGGAGGTGTTTTTGATACCGAGGAATTTGAACAAGCAGCAAATGCATATGGTAGAGATGGTTGGGAATTAGTATCCTGTTTTGATACAAGTTACTCACAAGGGGCAAGCAGAAATATTGTTGCAGTTTTTAAGAGACCCTTAAATTAG